The proteins below are encoded in one region of Desulfomicrobium apsheronum:
- the sctC gene encoding type III secretion system outer membrane ring subunit SctC — protein MAIHLPSRFLRRAAVLLVLALAVLTAAPVPAAPSSPVLNGIRHRSEPGHTRVVLDVSAPADFTQVLEEKAGTRRLRISLRGAGMSNDVKPTRAVGDGIVSSIQATADPDSGVEVSLDLMAMGRHRIFALTGPDRVVVDLYTASAVKKQPTTAPTLAELSLAPPPVASGRGFSKPFSYYADQQELATVLMHFARAQGLGASLSAGVTGKISGRFSDVPPDKFLQGMRAAFGVSWYRIGTTLHFFNDAEMTRAFITPRALTAERLYSMLQQSAVFSPQLNPVLAPDGNMIVVSGPPEYIDQVMSAVTAFEEAQTGTVVMRVFPLKYAWAEDITVNSMDKTVTIPGIASILRAMLNGTPVSATRVTQQKATLATLSGTGLAAQGRESEQPEQAAQPEATGPGANIMADPRVNAVLVHDAEYRMPYYAKVIEDLDKPVELVEIHAAIVDIDTDFKRDLGITYQAADGSGKGWGFGGELSSSDGAFSALPVPGSPSGAGLTLSTIYTMGSDYFLARIQALEEEGEARMLGRPSVLTVDNVQATLENTTTYYIPIQGNEASDLFKVEAGTVLRVTPHIITEQDGRRTIKLAVNVQDDQNNNSEATSTTTIPPIKQTKINTQAIVGAGQSLLIGGYYYEQKGSAESGIPILKDIPGVGNLFKTTSKSSKRMERLILITPRVINLQDMPAIPPRVDDPAMRQSPTQADYSERPAPPRRSGCSHAAPTDEALAAPFKAEAMPAGGAQP, from the coding sequence ATGGCCATTCATCTGCCTTCACGCTTTCTGCGCCGCGCGGCGGTCCTCCTGGTCCTTGCCCTGGCCGTCCTGACGGCGGCCCCGGTCCCGGCCGCCCCCAGCTCCCCCGTGCTCAACGGTATCCGTCACCGTTCCGAACCCGGACACACACGGGTTGTTCTGGATGTCAGCGCACCGGCGGACTTCACGCAGGTCCTGGAGGAAAAGGCCGGAACACGACGACTGCGAATCAGCCTGCGCGGTGCTGGCATGTCCAATGATGTCAAGCCCACGCGAGCTGTCGGCGACGGCATCGTCTCGTCCATCCAGGCCACCGCCGACCCGGACTCGGGAGTGGAAGTCTCCCTTGACCTCATGGCCATGGGCCGCCACCGCATCTTCGCCCTGACAGGCCCCGACCGGGTCGTGGTTGACCTGTACACGGCTTCGGCAGTGAAAAAGCAGCCGACGACCGCGCCGACGCTCGCCGAACTCTCGCTCGCCCCGCCCCCCGTGGCGTCCGGGCGCGGTTTCTCCAAGCCCTTCAGCTACTACGCGGACCAGCAGGAACTCGCCACGGTGCTCATGCACTTCGCCCGCGCGCAAGGGCTCGGGGCGTCCCTGTCCGCCGGGGTGACCGGCAAGATCAGCGGCCGTTTCTCCGACGTGCCCCCGGACAAGTTCTTGCAGGGCATGCGCGCCGCCTTCGGCGTGTCTTGGTATCGCATCGGCACCACCCTCCATTTTTTCAATGATGCGGAGATGACCCGCGCCTTCATCACCCCCAGGGCGCTGACGGCCGAAAGGCTTTATTCCATGCTCCAGCAATCGGCCGTATTCTCACCGCAGCTCAACCCGGTCCTGGCCCCGGACGGAAACATGATCGTCGTTTCCGGTCCGCCGGAATACATCGACCAGGTCATGAGCGCCGTGACGGCCTTCGAGGAGGCCCAGACCGGAACCGTTGTCATGCGCGTCTTCCCCCTCAAGTACGCCTGGGCCGAAGACATCACCGTGAACAGCATGGACAAGACCGTGACCATACCCGGCATCGCGAGCATCCTGCGGGCCATGCTGAACGGAACGCCCGTCTCGGCCACGCGGGTGACCCAGCAAAAAGCGACGCTGGCCACACTCTCGGGCACGGGGCTGGCCGCCCAGGGCCGAGAGTCAGAGCAGCCGGAGCAGGCCGCGCAGCCCGAGGCCACCGGCCCAGGCGCCAACATCATGGCCGACCCCAGGGTCAACGCCGTTCTGGTCCATGACGCCGAATACCGCATGCCCTACTACGCCAAGGTCATCGAAGACCTGGACAAACCCGTGGAACTCGTCGAAATCCACGCGGCCATCGTGGACATCGATACGGACTTCAAGCGCGACCTTGGCATCACCTACCAGGCTGCGGACGGTTCCGGCAAAGGCTGGGGATTCGGCGGCGAGCTGTCGTCAAGCGACGGCGCATTTTCCGCCCTGCCCGTCCCCGGCTCTCCGTCCGGCGCGGGGCTGACCCTGTCCACCATCTACACCATGGGCTCCGACTACTTCCTGGCCCGCATCCAGGCCCTGGAAGAAGAGGGCGAGGCGCGCATGCTCGGCCGCCCGTCCGTCCTCACCGTGGACAACGTGCAGGCCACCCTGGAGAACACCACCACCTACTACATCCCCATTCAGGGCAACGAAGCCTCGGACCTGTTCAAGGTCGAGGCGGGCACGGTACTGCGCGTCACCCCGCATATCATCACTGAGCAGGACGGACGGCGCACCATCAAGCTGGCCGTGAACGTCCAGGACGATCAGAACAACAACAGCGAAGCCACTTCCACCACGACCATCCCGCCCATCAAGCAGACCAAGATCAACACCCAGGCCATCGTCGGGGCCGGACAGAGCCTGCTCATCGGCGGCTACTACTACGAACAGAAGGGCAGCGCCGAAAGCGGCATCCCCATCCTCAAGGACATCCCGGGCGTAGGGAACCTGTTCAAGACCACGTCGAAAAGCAGCAAACGCATGGAACGGCTCATCCTCATAACCCCGAGGGTCATCAATCTGCAGGATATGCCCGCCATCCCGCCTCGGGTGGATGATCCGGCCATGCGCCAGAGCCCGACCCAGGCGGACTATTCAGAGCGCCCGGCACCGCCCAGACGCAGTGGCTGTTCGCATGCCGCACCGACCGACGAGGCGCTCGCGGCGCCGTTCAAAGCCGAAGCCATGCCGGCAGGAGGCGCCCAGCCATGA
- a CDS encoding CesT family type III secretion system chaperone encodes MTLPQQAADAITSAAGWQPARPSDDGVFRFRLEEDLEMDFFSPDGRTGIFRSTLATLPDTETEADALLKTCAQRAVAASRKRKSILSIDTGRLQLHRAVRLDGLAPDMLARVASDEARAFLNDLAWWQAQTGSKPGQAAAPSPFSLSGFGGSWSPGR; translated from the coding sequence ATGACCTTGCCCCAACAGGCCGCCGACGCCATCACCTCGGCCGCGGGCTGGCAACCGGCCCGACCGAGCGACGACGGCGTGTTCCGCTTCCGTCTGGAAGAAGATCTCGAAATGGATTTTTTCTCGCCCGACGGGCGCACCGGCATTTTCCGCTCCACCCTGGCCACCCTGCCGGACACGGAAACCGAGGCCGATGCGCTCCTGAAGACCTGCGCGCAGCGCGCGGTAGCCGCCTCCCGGAAACGAAAATCCATTCTCTCCATCGACACCGGCCGCCTGCAACTGCACCGCGCCGTCAGGCTCGACGGGCTTGCGCCGGACATGCTGGCCCGCGTAGCCTCTGACGAGGCCCGGGCTTTCCTGAACGACCTCGCGTGGTGGCAGGCCCAGACCGGATCAAAACCCGGACAGGCCGCCGCGCCGTCACCCTTCAGCCTGTCCGGATTCGGCGGCTCATGGTCTCCGGGACGTTGA
- the sctB gene encoding type III secretion system translocon subunit SctB, with protein sequence MTITNVNQISGFDAAQYNQLLETAKSEYVSSTQIDQALLAAVNSGKTFEQALSTVSTSLPTLPPPIGTGKLWDNGLDGLPSFSANYLALIGDVASEQRRKSAEQRALQTETIIDTIKDQAQEMRSKAVFQLCMGIASGALSIAQGVTAFKMMSSGVSANAKITDATARGHADMLLNTRVQSFNAGAGGVTGMVGSISQAVGGFYDADIKLMEADIERARAQTDALKSLEDSLRELIGKMLSTMDSIQQNTNQTRTKILG encoded by the coding sequence ATGACCATCACGAATGTCAATCAGATCAGCGGATTCGATGCCGCGCAATATAACCAGCTCCTGGAAACGGCCAAGTCGGAATATGTTTCCAGCACCCAAATCGACCAGGCCCTGCTGGCTGCGGTCAATTCCGGAAAAACCTTTGAACAGGCCCTGAGCACGGTCAGCACGTCCCTGCCAACGCTGCCGCCCCCCATTGGCACCGGCAAGCTGTGGGACAATGGGCTGGATGGGCTGCCGTCTTTCAGCGCCAACTACCTGGCCTTGATCGGAGACGTGGCCTCCGAGCAACGCCGCAAGAGCGCGGAGCAGCGGGCCTTGCAGACGGAGACCATCATCGACACGATCAAGGATCAGGCTCAGGAGATGCGCAGCAAGGCCGTCTTCCAGCTCTGCATGGGCATCGCTTCAGGAGCGCTGAGCATCGCGCAGGGAGTCACGGCTTTCAAAATGATGTCCAGCGGAGTCTCCGCGAACGCCAAGATCACTGATGCTACGGCCCGTGGGCACGCCGACATGCTGCTCAACACCCGAGTGCAGAGTTTCAATGCCGGTGCAGGTGGCGTGACCGGCATGGTGGGCAGCATCAGCCAGGCAGTCGGAGGCTTTTACGACGCCGATATCAAGCTCATGGAAGCCGACATCGAGCGGGCCAGGGCCCAGACCGACGCCCTCAAAAGCCTTGAGGACAGCCTCAGGGAACTGATCGGCAAGATGCTCTCGACCATGGACTCCATCCAGCAGAACACCAACCAGACCAGGACCAAAATCCTCGGATAA
- a CDS encoding type III secretion system protein, whose amino-acid sequence MSSDLTINRFQTGNIDASTAMQELTGARQVGGTTLPPAVGDMTLNNTLEQLGLPVLSIPVGSMSLDSLMNAIGNEARRQACKDGVNSLELKAQQQKEVNDKQLEQLAKQLEEMKKKAVLNGFLKAFKIIGMIVGAIASAATIAAGVMTGNPLLVAAGCIGMAMTIDSVLSMATDGKVSMMAGFEKLGKAMGMDDETAKWFAFGMQMAIMVVAIGVSLGAGLASTSASAANVSSQAAQRALDVTLTAQKILNFTSAGLGVAQGTTTIAGAVVDYNVAKTKITAKELEAILERLRESIEMDRALVENEMERANDLMAKVTEIIKGCAETQAAILTTTPAMA is encoded by the coding sequence ATGAGCAGCGACCTCACCATCAACCGTTTTCAGACCGGAAACATAGACGCGTCCACCGCCATGCAGGAGTTGACCGGAGCCCGGCAGGTCGGAGGGACGACCCTTCCTCCGGCTGTCGGCGACATGACCCTGAACAATACGCTGGAGCAGCTCGGCCTCCCGGTGCTGTCCATCCCGGTGGGCAGCATGTCGCTGGACTCGCTGATGAACGCCATCGGAAACGAAGCCCGCAGACAGGCGTGCAAGGACGGCGTCAATAGCCTTGAACTCAAGGCCCAACAGCAAAAAGAAGTCAACGACAAACAGCTGGAACAGCTCGCCAAACAGCTTGAGGAAATGAAGAAGAAGGCCGTGCTGAACGGCTTTCTGAAAGCCTTCAAGATCATCGGCATGATCGTCGGCGCCATCGCCTCGGCAGCAACCATCGCCGCCGGAGTCATGACCGGCAACCCGCTGCTGGTCGCGGCCGGTTGTATCGGCATGGCCATGACCATCGACAGCGTCCTGTCCATGGCCACGGATGGCAAGGTCAGCATGATGGCCGGGTTCGAGAAGCTCGGCAAGGCCATGGGCATGGACGACGAGACCGCCAAATGGTTCGCCTTCGGCATGCAGATGGCCATCATGGTCGTGGCCATCGGCGTGAGTCTGGGTGCGGGCCTGGCCAGCACGTCCGCCAGTGCCGCCAATGTCAGCTCACAGGCCGCCCAGAGAGCCCTCGACGTCACCCTGACCGCGCAGAAGATCCTGAACTTCACCTCGGCCGGTCTGGGCGTTGCCCAAGGTACAACGACCATCGCCGGTGCGGTTGTCGATTACAACGTGGCCAAGACCAAAATCACCGCCAAGGAACTGGAAGCCATTCTCGAACGACTCAGAGAGTCCATCGAGATGGATCGGGCCCTCGTTGAGAACGAGATGGAACGCGCCAACGATCTCATGGCCAAGGTCACGGAAATCATAAAGGGATGCGCCGAGACTCAGGCCGCCATTTTGACGACCACTCCGGCCATGGCCTAG
- a CDS encoding SycD/LcrH family type III secretion system chaperone, whose protein sequence is MNTTQSSLDDQEIQAIVKAMQNGASISDVANMSEEVLEGLYSLGYNLYTSGNFSDAEIIFQSLCLYKHSEVRFWMGLAGCRQANGNLQGAVDAYSMAGVASGLSDPSPFLYAANCYIKMGDKENAVGALKGLLTMGEESNAAHAQCRDKAKELLKMLESKA, encoded by the coding sequence ATGAATACCACCCAGTCTTCCCTCGACGATCAAGAAATCCAGGCCATCGTCAAGGCGATGCAGAACGGCGCCAGCATCAGCGACGTGGCCAACATGAGCGAGGAAGTCCTCGAAGGCCTCTATTCCCTGGGCTACAACCTCTACACCTCGGGCAACTTCAGCGACGCGGAGATCATCTTTCAGTCCCTGTGCCTGTACAAACACTCGGAAGTCCGCTTCTGGATGGGCTTGGCGGGCTGCCGTCAGGCCAACGGAAACCTGCAGGGAGCCGTGGACGCGTACTCCATGGCCGGCGTGGCTTCCGGACTTTCTGACCCTTCTCCCTTCCTCTACGCTGCCAACTGCTACATCAAGATGGGTGACAAGGAGAATGCCGTGGGAGCCTTGAAAGGGCTGCTCACCATGGGCGAAGAATCGAATGCGGCCCATGCCCAGTGCAGGGACAAGGCCAAAGAGCTTCTCAAGATGCTGGAAAGCAAGGCGTAA
- a CDS encoding USH1C-binding protein 1 — MSQVTGPQSLSQIMADIDLGPAGGIQMMFAKLQMAQSQICKNQANDYMKQIQDIQSEQKACADLIATARDLQNKGKNGEGVGIKSISGTTTAGKDCYPMPQKLVDFMDERNLSYPNSDKDYILGKDEWDYTLKSLTNYQEQIGSKTQTLMVYLQDFIGQHNSFLQGANTAISNANQVLTNIARGQ, encoded by the coding sequence ATGTCACAAGTCACAGGTCCTCAAAGCCTCTCCCAGATCATGGCGGATATCGACCTCGGCCCGGCTGGCGGTATCCAGATGATGTTCGCCAAGCTGCAGATGGCCCAGTCTCAGATATGTAAAAATCAAGCCAACGACTACATGAAACAGATCCAGGACATCCAGTCCGAACAGAAGGCCTGCGCCGACTTGATCGCCACTGCCCGGGACCTTCAGAACAAGGGCAAGAACGGAGAGGGCGTCGGCATCAAAAGCATCAGTGGCACGACCACGGCGGGTAAGGACTGTTACCCCATGCCACAGAAGCTCGTGGATTTCATGGACGAGCGCAATCTCAGCTACCCGAACTCGGACAAGGACTACATCCTGGGCAAGGACGAATGGGACTACACCCTCAAATCCCTGACCAACTACCAGGAACAGATCGGCAGCAAGACCCAGACTCTCATGGTCTATCTGCAGGACTTCATCGGACAGCACAATTCCTTCCTGCAGGGCGCGAACACGGCCATCAGCAACGCCAACCAGGTGCTGACCAACATCGCCCGCGGACAGTAG